One window from the genome of Oncorhynchus kisutch isolate 150728-3 linkage group LG21, Okis_V2, whole genome shotgun sequence encodes:
- the ccnc gene encoding cyclin-C isoform X2 produces MKERQKDMKFMNEEEYWKLQIFFANVIQALGEHLKLRQQVIATAIVYFKRFYARYSLKSIDPVLMAPTCVFLASKVEEFGVVSNTRLISAATSVLKTRFSYAFPKEFPYRMNHILECEFYLLELMDCCLIVYHPYRPLLQYVQDMGQEDMLLPLAWRIVNDTYRTDLCLLYPPFMIALACLHVACVVQQKDARQWFAELSVDMEKILEIIRVILKLYDQWKNFDERKEMAVVIHKMPKPKPPPNSENDQSSNGNQNNSYSQS; encoded by the exons ATGAAGGAGCGTCAGAAGGATATGAAGTTTATGAATGAGGAGGAGTACTGGAAACTGCAGATCTTCTTTGCCAATG TCATCCAGGCCCTGGGTGAACACCTGAAGCTCCGTCAGCAGGTCATCGCTACAGCAATCGTCTACTTCAAACGTTTCTATGCCAG GTACTCCCTGAAGAGTATAGACCCGGTGCTCATGGCTCCTACATGCGTGTTCCTGGCTTCTAAAGTGGAG GAATTTGGTGTTGTTTCAAACACTCGTCTGATCTCTGCAGCTACGTCCGTGT TAAAAACCAGATTTTCCTATGCCTTCCCAAAGGAGTTCCCTTATAGAATGAACCAT ATATTAGAATGTGAGTTCTACCTACTGGAGCTCATG GACTGCTGTTTGATAGTGTACCACCCCTACAGACCCTTGCTGCAGTATGTGCAGGACATGGGGCAGGAGGACATGCTACTGCCGTTGGCCTG GAGAATAGTGAATGACACGTATAGGACAGACCTCTGTCTACTCTACCCTCCCTTCATGATCGCTCTAG CCTGTCTGCATGTTGCCTGTGTGGTGCAGCAGAAGGACGCCAGGCAATGGTTCGCTGAGCTCTCTGTAGACATGGAGAAG ATTCTGGAGATCATCCGAGTCATCCTAAAGCTTTATGACCAGTGGAAGAACTTTGACGAAAGGAAGGAGATGGCTGTTGTGATCCACAAGATGCCTAAACCCAAGCCTCCTCCCAACAG TGAGAATGACCAGAGCTCTAATGGGAACCAGAACAACTCCTACAGCCAGTCATAG
- the faxca gene encoding LOW QUALITY PROTEIN: failed axon connections homolog (The sequence of the model RefSeq protein was modified relative to this genomic sequence to represent the inferred CDS: inserted 1 base in 1 codon), giving the protein MYWRVGFAWTRSCVVDLGRNQSFSFGLGGSDEQLSFYGYIVAYPLQDYGGIMSALGSDSWWRKTLYLAGGALLATAAYLLHELLAIRKEQELNSKDAIILHQFSRPKSGVPSLSPFCLKIETYLRMVDLPYQNYFDGKLSPQGKMPWIEYNQEQVSGTEFIIDFLEEKLGVRLNKNLSSQEKAVSRAVTKMVEEHFYWTIAYCQWVDNLEETQKMLAVSGPLSDLLKWILSHLTGGIVKREMYGHGIGRFTKEEVYTLMEKDMRTLATLLGDKKYLMGPKLSMVDATVFSHLAPAMWTLPGTRPEQLIKGELINLAMYCERIRRRFWPEWFVDLEDFCYDDTTEDDDSLSKLQDLGLYSRTDTFQDEASXSSHTHTHTHTISPDSDRTGHSLYDSDMDTECSEMEQLKC; this is encoded by the exons ATGTACTGGCGCGTCGGGTTCGCCTGGACGCGCTCGTGTGTGGTTGATCTTGGCCGGAACCAGAGCTTCTCCTTCGGCCTGGGCGGCTCCGATGAGCAGCTCTCGTTTTATGGGTACATCGTCGCCTACCCTCTGCAGGACTACGGCGGGATCATGTCGGCCCTTGGGTCGGACTCGTGGTGGCGGAAAACGCTTTATCTTGCCGGGGGCGCTCTGCTCGCCACCGCTGCCTATCTATTGCACGAGCTGCTCGCCATCAG GAAAGAACAGGAGCTGAACTCTAAAGATGCCATCATCCTTCACCAGTTCTCCAGGCCAAAGAGCGGagtcccttccctctcccccttctgccTCAAGATAGAAACCTACCTACGCATGGTAGACCTGCcctaccag AACTACTTTGATGGGAAGCTTTCTCCCCAGGGGAAGATGCCATGGATAGAGTACAACCAGGAGCAGGTGTCTGGTACAGAGTTCATCATCGACTTCCTGGAGGAGAAGCTGGGCGTGCGCCTCAACAAGAACCTCAGTTCCCAGGAGAAGGCTGTGTCCCGGGCTGTCACGAAGATGGTGGAGGAACACTTCTACTG GACCATAGCGTACTGTCAGTGGGTGGACAACCTGGAGGAGACACAGAAGATGCTGGCGGTGAGCGGGCCGCTGAGTGACCTACTCAAGTGGATCCTGAGTCACCTGACCGGCGGCATCGTGAAGAGAGAGATGTACGGCCACGGGATTGGACGGTTCACTAAGGAGGAGGTCTACACTCTGATGGAGAAAGACATGCGGACGCTGGCCACCCTGCTCG GTGATAAGAAGTACCTGATGGGTCCTAAGCTGTCCATggtggatgccactgtgttcagCCATCTAGCCCCTGCTATGTGGACCCTGCCGGGCACACGGCCAGAGCAACTCATCAAAG GCGAGCTGATCAACCTGGCCATGTACTGTGAGAGGATCCGCCGGCGCTTCTGGCCCGAGTGGTTTGTTGATCTGGAGGACTTCTGTTACGATGACACCACAGAGGACGATGACTCCCTGTCCAAACTCCAAGACCTGGGGCTGTATTCCCGCACAGACACCTTCCAGGATGAGGCCa cctcctcacacacacacacacacacacacacaatctccccAGACAGTGACCGCACAGGCCACTCACTCTACGACTCGGACATGGACACGGAGTGCTCCGAGATGGAGCAGCTCAAGTGTTGA
- the pou3f2a gene encoding POU domain, class 3, transcription factor 2a has product MATAASNHYSVLTTASSAPRQHSESGSMQQAAVYRDAHTLLQNDYTLPGSGHPLSHAHQWITALSHGDGAPWPSSLLGEQDVKPILQSDREELQNSASLQQQQQRHPHAHQAHHDARAWRTSTASTHIPGMATSDGQSLVYSQSGFGLGGPEQMHHHSLQEEDHHSHSPHLSEHGGGVQSSLSHHQQGGHPENSDEDTPTSDDLEQFAKQFKQRRIKLGFTQADVGLALGTLYGNVFSQTTICRFEALQLSFKNMCKLKPLLNKWLEEADSTSGSPTSLDKIAAQGRKRKKRTSIEVGIKGALESHFLKSPKPGGAEITSIADSLQLEKEVVRVWFCNRRQKEKRMTPIGGQLPGTEDMYGDTPPHHGAQTPVQ; this is encoded by the coding sequence ATGGCGACCGCAGCGTCCAACCACTACAGTGTCCTGACTACCGCCAGCAGCGCGCCGCGGCAGCACTCGGAGTCCGGGAGCATGCAGCAGGCAGCGGTGTACAGGGACGCGCACACCCTGCTCCAGAACGACTACACGCTACCGGGCAGCGGTCATCCGCTTAGCCACGCTCACCAGTGGATAACGGCTCTGTCGCACGGGGACGGGGCTCCGTGGCCGTCGAGTCTCCTCGGAGAGCAGGACGTGAAGCCCATTCTGCAAAGCGACCGAGAGGAGCTGCAGAATTCCGCTAGtctgcagcaacagcagcagcgaCACCCTCACGCGCACCAGGCACATCACGACGCCAGGGCATGGCGAACAAGCACGGCCTCTACGCACATTCCCGGTATGGCTACATCTGATGGCCAGAGCCTGGTGTACTCCCAGTCTGGGTTCGGCCTGGGAGGACCAGAGCAGATGCACCACCACTCTCTGCAGGAGGAAGACCACCACAGCCACAGCCCACATTTGAGCGAGCATGGAGGCGGGGTACAGTCGTCCCTCTCTCACCACCAGCAAGGGGGACACCCGGAAAACTCGGACGAGGACACACCGACCTCGGACGACCTGGAGCAGTTTGCCAAGCAGTTCAAGCAGCGGCGCATCAAACTGGGCTTTACCCAAGCTGACGTGGGGCTGGCGCTGGGGACCCTTTATGGAAATGTATTTTCTCAAACCACTATCTGCAGATTCGAGGCGCTTCAACTGAGCTTCAAAAACATGTGTAAACTCAAACCACTGCTTAACAAATGGCTGGAGGAGGCGGATTCCACCTCGGGGAGCCCCACCAGCCTGGATAAGATCGCGGCgcaggggaggaagaggaaaaaGAGGACCTCCATCGAGGTGGGCATAAAGGGGGCTTTGGagagccattttctcaaaagtccCAAACCAGGCGGCGCGGAGATCACCTCCATAGCGGACAGCCTGCagctggagaaggaggttgtGAGGGTTTGGTTTTGTAACAGGCGGcagaaggagaagaggatgacGCCCATTGGAGGACAGTTACCGGGAACGGAGGACATGTATGGGGACACACCACCTCACCACGGCGCTCAAACCCCGGTACAATGA
- the ccnc gene encoding cyclin-C isoform X1 gives MAGNFWQSSHYLQWVLDKQDLMKERQKDMKFMNEEEYWKLQIFFANVIQALGEHLKLRQQVIATAIVYFKRFYARYSLKSIDPVLMAPTCVFLASKVEEFGVVSNTRLISAATSVLKTRFSYAFPKEFPYRMNHILECEFYLLELMDCCLIVYHPYRPLLQYVQDMGQEDMLLPLAWRIVNDTYRTDLCLLYPPFMIALACLHVACVVQQKDARQWFAELSVDMEKILEIIRVILKLYDQWKNFDERKEMAVVIHKMPKPKPPPNSENDQSSNGNQNNSYSQS, from the exons ATGGCGGGGAACTTCTGGCAGAGCTCGCATTA TTTGCAGTGGGTCCTGGACAAACAGGACCTGATGAAGGAGCGTCAGAAGGATATGAAGTTTATGAATGAGGAGGAGTACTGGAAACTGCAGATCTTCTTTGCCAATG TCATCCAGGCCCTGGGTGAACACCTGAAGCTCCGTCAGCAGGTCATCGCTACAGCAATCGTCTACTTCAAACGTTTCTATGCCAG GTACTCCCTGAAGAGTATAGACCCGGTGCTCATGGCTCCTACATGCGTGTTCCTGGCTTCTAAAGTGGAG GAATTTGGTGTTGTTTCAAACACTCGTCTGATCTCTGCAGCTACGTCCGTGT TAAAAACCAGATTTTCCTATGCCTTCCCAAAGGAGTTCCCTTATAGAATGAACCAT ATATTAGAATGTGAGTTCTACCTACTGGAGCTCATG GACTGCTGTTTGATAGTGTACCACCCCTACAGACCCTTGCTGCAGTATGTGCAGGACATGGGGCAGGAGGACATGCTACTGCCGTTGGCCTG GAGAATAGTGAATGACACGTATAGGACAGACCTCTGTCTACTCTACCCTCCCTTCATGATCGCTCTAG CCTGTCTGCATGTTGCCTGTGTGGTGCAGCAGAAGGACGCCAGGCAATGGTTCGCTGAGCTCTCTGTAGACATGGAGAAG ATTCTGGAGATCATCCGAGTCATCCTAAAGCTTTATGACCAGTGGAAGAACTTTGACGAAAGGAAGGAGATGGCTGTTGTGATCCACAAGATGCCTAAACCCAAGCCTCCTCCCAACAG TGAGAATGACCAGAGCTCTAATGGGAACCAGAACAACTCCTACAGCCAGTCATAG